One genomic region from Bacteroidota bacterium encodes:
- the purE gene encoding 5-(carboxyamino)imidazole ribonucleotide mutase, with protein sequence MKIGIIMGSTSDLPVMQEAIDVLKELGIETEIDIVSAHRTPEKLWDYAKNAHTRGINAIIAGAGGAAHLPGMVASMSPLPVIGVPVKSSNSIDGWDSVLSILQMPGGVPVATVALDGAKNAGILAAQIIGAQNKEVRDRIIAYKESLKEKVIKGAEEVKTKY encoded by the coding sequence ATGAAAATAGGAATTATAATGGGCAGTACTTCCGATCTGCCGGTAATGCAAGAGGCAATTGATGTATTAAAAGAATTAGGTATAGAAACCGAAATAGATATTGTTTCGGCTCACAGAACTCCGGAAAAACTTTGGGACTATGCCAAAAATGCCCACACAAGAGGTATAAATGCAATTATTGCCGGTGCAGGCGGTGCTGCACATTTACCGGGTATGGTTGCTTCTATGTCGCCTCTCCCTGTAATTGGTGTTCCGGTAAAATCATCTAACTCTATAGATGGGTGGGATTCTGTTCTTTCTATTTTACAAATGCCCGGCGGTGTACCTGTAGCTACTGTGGCTCTGGATGGAGCAAAAAATGCCGGCATTCTGGCTGCACAAATAATTGGCGCACAAAACAAAGAGGTTCGCGATAGAATTATTGCTTATAAAGAATCTTTGAAAGAA